The Anabas testudineus chromosome 3, fAnaTes1.2, whole genome shotgun sequence sequence ACATCAGCACTCACCCGCTGCTGATGAGGTTATAGTTGAGGAGGTTGTCGGGGTTGTCATCAGGAGTGGCTTTACATGATTCAACAAACAAAGTCACGTTTGGCAGTTCCGACTGAGCTTGAATGCCCATATAGATCTTCTGCATCAGCGTGACCTCCACTGGGTAAGCACTGGGCGCCACTTTGGAAGTGAAGTTATTATCAAGGAATATGTCAAACGAATAGCCGAAGCTGCCGAAGTTGGATTCAGTGAAGATATAGTCGGAGTCTTGGAGATTGTAGTAACTGGAGATGCTGATGGCTTTAGGGAAATGGCAAGAGAAATCGATCTTAACTATCTTCCTTCGAGTTATGACTGCGTTGGGCAGCTCAAAGGAGTTGATCTCATTTTGGAAAGTGATAAAGTCGCCCTTGTCCTGTATTTAAGACAAACAAGTGGGAGGAACATCGTCAGTAGCTGAACACTAATTACACAATGATTGTGTGTTCTTCTTTTCAAATGTTAGTGACAGTGTTTTTACTCATTGAATTCTAACTATAGCTAATGATATTAGATCATTtggattatttgttttttaaataaaaaatgtaaatctccATACCACAAGTTTGGTGCCACAGGTGCTGAACGACATGGTGCCCATGATGTGAGTGTCGTTAGACGTGAGCGAGCACGATGGATCTCTCAATTTGAGAAAGTTCACGTCAATGCCAGGCATTGAAGCCTTTTCAAGAACCACTGTCATCTTATTGGGTAAACAATGAACAATGGCCTTTCCTGTAAACCAATTGACTCATAATCAATAGAGACAATTTGAGATTTAGTCCATTCTGACCAAGACATACACAAATTTACAACCTGTAAACCCTGTACGACCTTGACTGAAACGAGATCTAAGGTTATGGTCAATACTAAGAAGACATTTATAAAAGATCCAAATCCAAACCTTTAATGGCTGATGCTTGGGTCACTATGACAACAACACACCTCATCTCTGATTGgcttgatgaaaaaaaaaacaaagaaaatatgttttagcaAAACAAATGTAAGATGAACAtcaacaataaatatattactaatattatttacaaataaaataatattgcacatttttaaatcaataatataATCACTATTTGTCACTGTTACATTGCTCTCACAGTGTTTATTGTATTTGATGTGTAGTGAGCAAGACTAaccatttatttactgtgatgaAGGGATagtgaaaaatattaaaacctgAATATACAAAAGTTGAGTCCTAAATCAATTGAACCATATTAATTTCTTTGTTGGTATTTACTAATCAACATTAGAATAGCTTCTTCAAAGAAGTAATGAATCTACCAACTTACTAATGTGGCATAAAGTCAGTAAGCAGTCGTGGGAATTAGAATACACACTTTTCTGCTGCGTGTATAAAAACACTCACGTTTCATTCGTCTCTGCAGTGAAGCAGACTGGTACAGATCTGTGCAGGTCGCTGTGCTGTGGTGTCCAACTCAGAGTGACTTCAGCTTTTCCAAACTGACCGTCTGCAAACTCTTTGGTCATGTTCTGAGGTCCACTGACCTGGAAGTCGTTTATGCTTCAGGAAAATGAAGGCACAGGCAAATGAGATCATGATCTTTAGATGACAGCAATCAGCATGATTCTTgaattaaatttgattaaatacGTCGAATGGTGAGCCTGTGCTTGGGCAAAAAGCTGGAACGACTTATCCACAGTTGCATGAAGAACATCACCATGTAATGGGGTACTAGACAGGAACATGGGCTGCACATGGCCAGCTTCACAGCTTGGGATTGGAGGCAGGACTGAAACGGACAAAAGATGTTATCACATCAGCATTTTGTTTGCCTTTGCAGAGGTTTACACTAATGTATGCAGTTATGCATTTATGTTACTTCTTCATGTCAGATTTGGCTGAGCCATGCTCTCTCCATCACATCTCTCAAAAACAAGTGTTTCCATCCAATTCTAGCCTCagctataaaatattaatatatttattttcacgTCAAGTCAAGGAGAAAGggcaagataaaaaaaagttcaattaAATTCTATGTTATAGTTATTAAGTCCTATAAGACAAGCTGTCAAATGTACATTAATGGGTTTAAATTACTCACTCTCTACTGAGAATTGCAGCTTTACTTTGCAGAGCGGTGAACTGAAGTCGGACGCCTCCAGAAATACTGACGTCCCATCTGAGTGTGTCAGAGTGATATTCTGGGTGCTAAAGTCCTTCAGAACCAACTCAAACACATGAACACCAGTGCTGACTTGACCGGTGCCTTTCAGTGTGCATGCAGTCTGGGGGGACATGAAAAGTTAGACGATGGtgattaaaatactttttagtATTTAACAAAAACTGCTTATTAACATCAGTTTATGATGAAGACACAGGTagaacatgtaaacatacacactcatcCCTTAAAGAGTAATGTAAAAAGCACTAAAGCAAAGTATAttagaaaaactacaaaaattaTCAGCAGATTTAACATAATACAGTTTATATTGTAAATAGACACAATAAGGAACATTcgaagtaaaatataaatattttcatcTAAAGTGAAACCTGGGCTGTAAGAATGTAATATCAGTGTATCTTCTGTTTAGCTTGAAGCGTCTGTTAATGCTCTGTCATAATGTGCACTACAAATGGATTACCTCATCCAGAGAAAAGTTTGAGGGAATAGCGGCGTCTGAACTAAAGTAGCATCTCACAAGATCTCCATCTGGATCATGGGCCAGAAGATGAATGCTTGAAAAACAGTTCTGAGGCACCCTGCgtggaaaataaaatcttttagCATTGATAGAAGAATTACAGACACACTACATATTTTTTTTGCGACAGTCTAATTTGTATTACAAAGAAAAGTAACAAATATTGACAACAATTCTGAATTTGAGAAGAAAGATTTTTTTACTGAAAGTGGTGTaccacatattttctttttgtcaatAAGAGACAGAAACCTGTCTCAAAAACTtgataattaaatgcaaataaacaagtgGGTTCAACATCTTAATTGAATTAAGACATATCTTACTCtgagtttgttgtttgtctattatatacagtaaagtTCTGTCTCTACTCTCTATGTTGCCAGAAATCCACTCTCGTCATCAGTAAAACACTACTATTATACTACTACTGTATAAACCACTATAATGCTTTACTTACTGACGCTCTCATATTTCAGTCCTGATATGGAAAGAAAAGGTGTTTACCTCAAAGAGGAGACTGTTGTCGTCACAGGGCAGCTATTGAGGGTGTATGTGTCAGATCGAATTCCCAGAACTAGATCTGCAGAAGTTGTCCAGTTCGTTTGTCCTTCAGTGTTAGACAACCAGCAACAACCAGAGTCCCTGAACAGAAGAACGTGGACCGAGCGACCATTCATTAATATGTTCATATTCAATTTAGTAGACTAACCGCTCTGATTAATGTCTTTAACCAACTGGATTAAAAaatccaatttaaaaaaatgttgtaaaatgaaatgaaagcagaatTACAATTTTTAAATCCGGTACATGGTTAAGTACATATTTGAAGTAGTTGTACTTTACtggattattttcatttaatgttgctaaaatattgtacttttactccactacattaaTTTTAACACTCTCAGTTACTAGTtcgtttttttaaaaatcattatttattaaacaaactCTGACGTATCATTTACAGATTAACTTCCTGTCACTGTATTCCTGAGTTAACATTAGCCTCATCCGACTTTTTGTGCCTCAGTCTGTAGGCAAAAACCTATTTTAGTCAGTCTAGTCATTTTTAGTCTGAGACAGATGTCACACTCTGGTTTAGACTTCTAAATTTGTGTTATCAACAGCAGTAAATTTAACATCGCTTAAAATACAATGATTTCTTActggagtacttttactttttgtactttaagtaacatttaagtgtagtacttgcacttttacttcagtgttgATTTTGCATACATTATAAATCTACAATTTGAATCACTCTGTGAAAAACCTTGTCCTCAAACAGGAAAATCACATTTAACAGTGGCTTCCTTCCATGTCAATAAGCTGTCACAGTCAGCACAGCATGAATTAGGAGCATTCATGGAATTCAACCATCACTGCTGAAGACAGGAAGCTGAGTAGTCTGGAGAGCAATATTAGATAAATTGTCTACTTGTCTTCTTTTTAGGGTGAAATAAGTAACAAGACTTGGGCTAACGAGGTCTGGGCTTACCTCACAGAAAAGTTAGTGTTGTTGGCGAAGACAGTTGCTGTGGTGATTCCTTCCGACTGGCACCACCTGCCTTGGCCTGTGATATCTGTGTCCGTCTGAAGGAGACTTGACTGAACAAAGCTGGAGCACAGTCCACTATCACAAGTGAAAGAGGACTGATCCTGACAGTTGCTCCTGCCATTCTGTCTGTGATAGAAGGTCACCTGAGATTTGAGAAAATACAGCCATTTTTATGCAGAAAGAAGGCCTTAAAGTTTCCTCAGTGATACGCAGAAAACAGGGAAAAGCAGAACACAAGTATCTGTTAAGTCTATCGTTGCCTTTTTTcacaaataatttttaaatttatatgggtagaaacatttttgcaaaagatagttattacattatttatagaTGACTGTCATGTAGGTATTTCAATAATTATAAGACACCACTTCAACACTGACTACTTGGCTGTGTTGTTCCTAAAGTCTACCATTTAGCTTCAGAGTCTTTACTCTGCTCCCAGTGAATTTatctcagtttgtttgtttttccagttgatatatctttaattaaaaaattgttagttttaatatatatattttgtatttacttctGTGGCGAACCTTCAATTCCATGATtaattttgctgttttatttattaattttaataataaaagatcaatataaaaatattaaaaagttaaacataGAAATTCTGTACCTTAAATGTCCCGTCGCTGTTTTTCTGTGGAGAGGTAAAACTGATGCTATCCCCATAAAAGCTAAGCGCCGAAGCAGTTTCCAGTAATGCGAACAGCACCAGGAAGATTGTACCTTCCTCCATCATGTCTTACTGAATCTGTCTGTGCAAAAACTTGTTCAGTCAGTTTAAACCTCAGAGATTGGAGAGGCGTTTCCACTGGAATTTACTTAACAGGATTAACCAGATCACCACTGAACTGCATCAATCTATGCTTTTCTGAAGCAAGGCAACCAATTTGAAAATTGTGTGGGTTCTTTAAATAGCCCTCAGGAAgaattttaaaagtttttaaatgcaatgtgcctaaaataccAACACCAAATAAATCTGGTCTGTCGTGTCTTTATaaagaacaaccataaaaacctcacagtgcaaatggagaaagtatgtgaacccttggaattaataactggttgaccccgccttggcagcaataacctcaaccaagcGCTAGCTGTActtgtggatcagacctgcacattgttcaggagaagttttagcccattcttccagaCAGAACTCCTTTAGCtgtgtcatattctttggatggCTCTCTTCGAGTTGTTAGCATCTTTAGcattctttccaaatagttaatTATACTTTCATcaatccacaaaacattttgccaatactgctgtggagtgtctaactgtagactagTGAATTTGTCTTTGACATAATTTTGTAACCTTCATGTAAATCGACCATTgttgatcgtagatcctctaaaaAGCTCCGTTTGGCACATCCTCCTCATGAGGCGCAAACTCGAaaaatgtgagtgttttttgtcagttaaagtagctctagtccacatcttcaaaattattttcttaacttatgcacctgactccaattagctttgtTTAAGGTCATtattaaagggttcacatactttttccacttgcaggtttttatggttgttttcaatctAGACATGAAAGTTTAGAACgtttttgttattactttatgcacattatatttgttaaaactcttgactTAGCTGAAGGTCAGAttagattttatgacaaatgcaaatgcagaaaaatactttttcttgccactgcatatttacaatatttacatttcctgaaaattttattttacagtttaacatGATTGGGACATTGGCATTGTTTCCATAAGCTTCCTAAGCTTCATTTTTTCgtcaagatcttgtattgacGATGGGAGAGTTGGATCACTGTGCAAAGTCTttacatcccaaagattctcaatggggttaaggtttggactctgtggtggaaaATCCATTTGTGGAAAGATGCGTCGTGCTGtgtcaggtgactctggaccatctcttagttatgctgctttaggttagtctgctgggggacctctactgatacactgagctccgctcctttctcctctgtaTATATTCAAATgttaccattgcatgtcattaactttgtcttttctccctttcgtagttgtgtttcctcctctctgtctccctctctctgttctcctctgcaggtattttcagccttggagctgtacatgTCCAGAATCaagttactggccctaccaaccagtgtttttgctgcttgttgtggttgttttttgctgcctgctgttcttttctctctcctatttcCACTTGCCCTAACCaatcgaggcagatggctgcccacttTGAGCCTGGTTCTCccggaggtttcttcctctaatgggagtttttcctctccatcgTTGACTAGAGCTTGATCAAGTGGGGTTttggggttttctatataattctgcatacagttatgttttgtaaggtcttaaaccataAATGCTTAAAAGTGCCTTGAGAGGacttctgttatgatttggcgctataaaaataaaattgagttGAAAAAACTGAATGCTCCctaaaccactctttcacaatatGATTCCGATTAATTCTGGCATTGTCATCAATGAATATgtctgtgccatcagggaagaaaaaatccattgatggaataacctggtcattcagtatattcaggtagacagttgacctcattctttggggACATAACGTTGCTGAGCCTAGACCtaaccaactgcagcaaccccaggtcatagcactgcccccacaggcttttACAGTAAGCACTAggtatgatgggtgcatcacttcacctgcttctcttcttaccctgatgagCCCATTGCTGTGATAgaggtaaatctggactcattcTCATGCAATCTCTATGCTTCCTAGCAAATTAAACCCTTTTTTctgattagcctcactgacaagtggtttcCTTAAGGATACACAGCTGATTGCTCCCAATCAAAGGAGTTCCCTTCACATTGTGCtatgtggaaatgctcttactttcactattaaacatagccataagttctgctgttgtttttttttacaattgatTTCACCAGACGTTTTCTTGAAGATTTTTGTCCGACCACATTTTTTCTTTGGGAGGCTCTTACttatttaattagttaaatccagatggTGACTTGTATATAAAACTAATCTTGGCCTTTGATCCAATTAAGGACTCAGTGCtgattggttggttggttgaGCTAGGACAGGGTCAGCCAAAAACTAAGTAGTAAGGCTACAGGGTATGTCACATGAAAATCAAGAAAGGTTAATAGACCATAAAACAAACTGCCTACTAATAATTTCACCTCAAATGAACAGTTATTATGTGGGGAGTTTACACATCTCACCTACGGTCATCGCCGACTTTCGCTTTTGTTAGATTTGGACCAAAGGACGTTCCGTAGTGACGTCAGCTTATGGAAATTGTCTGAGTGGCAAGATGGCTACGGAACCAAATAAGACTGAAATCCTCTCCATTTTTAAAAGATTAAGATCTATTCCTACTAACAAGGTACCCAACTAAGACGCTACTGATGTTGGCGCGTcattatttgatcattttcGTTATTGTCAGTTCGTCGGTTAGCTTGGTCTTTGCGGTCAGAAGCCGTTACCTGGGTGCTAACTGTTTTCTATCACGTAACGTTAGCTAGGCCCGGCTAGCTCCGCGGTGTTAGCCTGCCGGTAAAGCAGTCAAACATAAAGGCCACGTATACGATTTGTGTGTTTGCCGAGGAAGCTAACTTGTTGGTTAGGCTACTCTGTGCTTGGGAAATGAACGCAGAATGGGTTAACGTTAATTGGTTAGGCTAAACTCTAGATATAGTCGAAATAAGGCACATCCTTTAGTTAATACAAATTGTTACGTTTGATCTTTGAACCACGAGTTACTTCGCTAATGCTAGCGGTGACTAATGTACTACTACAGGATGTTTGGCAGGGTTGCTTCTTGCGTGTAAGAGCCATATGGTCAGTTTTATATTACTACTAAACATACTAGCGTTTGATTGTGCACTTCTATCCAAGCTGTCTTAAACTTCAGTGGAAAAGTCATTTAACACACACTTATCTATTACCACGGGATATGATAGTTATGCATTAACACTGTGCGATTTACTATTACCTTTTTGTCTACAATCCTAAAAACCAATTAATCGGTTATCAAAGTAGTTTATAATAGATGAATTAGCCaattgtgtttgatttaatttaatgtatttgaaTTAGGAATTGGAAACAACACCACATACTCTGGCGCTAGTAAGAAAGTAAAgcaaaaatatatgtaaatagaCAAATGGATGGATTTTTGActtgaaacaaaagacaatgAGCAGTGCTTATTaaacaactataaaaaagcctctgtttcttttttaaagaaagaaaatctaatcTTCTGTTTCTAGCTTCTAATATAATACAGTCCCTTTTTTTTCACCCAGCCAACATCATGGCTatcaacacttcctgttttttgtttgtatcaTTTGCTGGGCAAGGAGCCTTCCTCCAGGTGTTGTTGTTAGGTGTTTAATATGTACATATACTTTCTTTTCAGGTATGTTTTGACTGTGCAGCTAAAAACCCCAGCTGGGCAAGTATTTCATATGGTGTGTTCTTGTGCATCGACTGCTCTGGGATCCACCGCTCCCTGGGAGTACACCTCAGCTTCATTAGGTAGGCTAACAGTAATAATGGTGTGTATGTCTTTGACTGTTCTAGTGAGTAGTTAAACGGCCTGAGAGAAAAGCATGAGTGTCACTTTAATTGCCAGGGACACTTTGTGCATTTAGGCTATCATCTGTATTCAGGGGAGTGGGTGTAGTGAGGcatgcagttttttattttcatcacagGTTGTGAATGTCTGACAATTAGCAGACACTTACGTAGGTTTTGTGTTCTGCACAGACGGCTTGTCAGAGGGTTTAATAGCTTCAGGAAACACACCCCTCCCCCTTCATTCTAACATGTTGGATACCTTTGTTGTTGTGATGCgtatgcagacacacaagtaCAGTTGTTTTGATAAGAAATATTGTAAGGGTAATTCACCCAAATTCCACCCctgtttagttttaaaaataaaatatttgcattaaTCACCATATTTAATTGATTATAGTTTCCTGCCTAAAGATGGCTTCACACAACATGACAGACTAGTTCTACCAAAACAAACTGTACCTCCAACAATGGACTGCTGACttcaccttttctctttctcagatCTACTGAGTTAGACTCCAACTGGAACTGGTTTCAGCTTAGATGTATGCAGGTTGGAGGCAATGCCAATGCGGTAAGTCAGACTGAAATcttttaaaaagataatttaGGATCTCTCATGTGAGTGATCTATGTATGATTTTT is a genomic window containing:
- the LOC113174943 gene encoding uncharacterized protein LOC113174943; protein product: MMEEGTIFLVLFALLETASALSFYGDSISFTSPQKNSDGTFKVTFYHRQNGRSNCQDQSSFTCDSGLCSSFVQSSLLQTDTDITGQGRWCQSEGITTATVFANNTNFSVRDSGCCWLSNTEGQTNWTTSADLVLGIRSDTYTLNSCPVTTTVSSLRVPQNCFSSIHLLAHDPDGDLVRCYFSSDAAIPSNFSLDETACTLKGTGQVSTGVHVFELVLKDFSTQNITLTHSDGTSVFLEASDFSSPLCKVKLQFSVEILPPIPSCEAGHVQPMFLSSTPLHGDVLHATVDKSFQLFAQAQAHHSTINDFQVSGPQNMTKEFADGQFGKAEVTLSWTPQHSDLHRSVPVCFTAETNETQSEMRCVVVIVTQASAIKGKAIVHCLPNKMTVVLEKASMPGIDVNFLKLRDPSCSLTSNDTHIMGTMSFSTCGTKLVDKGDFITFQNEINSFELPNAVITRRKIVKIDFSCHFPKAISISSYYNLQDSDYIFTESNFGSFGYSFDIFLDNNFTSKVAPSAYPVEVTLMQKIYMGIQAQSELPNVTLFVESCKATPDDNPDNLLNYNLISSGCVQDETLTIYPSNQTTFNFEVETFKFTGNYDQVYITCSVILCEPGNPFSRCAQGCVSNPSRRRRRALSRETVAHYITQGPLRLTRKNYPNPAVDGNHGLMKKNDIPDTVGPLPANPFPDSPGTKSSQESWKFKDILNTNISTLVFASAFLILVVILVVVIRYFGRKSKAEDQKALIPSAQWDN